CGCCGACAGCGACACCAACGGCAACGCCGACAGCGACGCCAACGGCAACACCGACAGCAACACCAACGGCAACGCCGACAGCGACACCGACAGCGACACCAACAGCAACGCCGACAGCAACACCAACGGCAACGCCGATAGCGACACCAACAGCGACACCGACAGCGACACCAACGCCAGCGCCAACACCAGTGATACCGGCGTCAACACCAAACCCGGGGCCGCCGTTTAGCTTCCCGACAGTGCCTACGCCGACACCGATTATCGGGTTCATCGTGAACAGTAGTGAGGTGGCGCTTGATGATGATCCGCTGCCGCTTGGACCTGTAGCAACACCTGCGGCAACACCGGGACCAACGCCTTCGGCAAAGGTATCTACAGCCGCAGTAACACCTGCACCAACAGCAACGCCAATACCGGCAACGGAAGTCATTCTTGCGGATGACGAAGTTCCGTTGGGCAGTGTATCCGCAGATACGGTTGCAGGCGGCACGCTGCCTAAGACGGGTGAATCCAGTCCGGCACCGTACTATTTCACCGGTCTGGCACTGGCTGTTCTGGGAGTAATCCTTAGAACGGTGACCAGAAGCAATAGACACAAGTAAAGAACCAGCATTATAGTTCCAACTGGCAAGGGCTGTTTCCCGGAGAAGACGTTCTCCTGGAAGCAGCCTTTTATTAATTAATAAGGAGATGGCGGCTCGTGGCCAAATGTAATCGAAAAACCGAACACATTCGGTGCTGCGTGGGCGCGTGGTCCAAATGTAATCGAAAAACCGAACACATTCGGCGCTACGTAGGCGCGTGATCCAAATGTAATCGAAAAACCGAACACATTCGGCGCAGCGTGGGCACGTGGTCCAAATGTAATCGAAAAAACGAACACATTCGGCGCTGCGTGGGCGCGTAGGCCAAGTTCGCGGGCAAGTGTATGTGCTGGTGTTAAGACGGCGGCCTGCCCGATTTCTTAGTTGACCCTTGACCGTGCTATACTAACCTCAAAATGAAGGTCAGGCAGTAACTTGCATTCCGTATAGGGAATGGCTGCTTGCCGGGAGGAGGAACGCCGATGTGGAGTATATACGTGCTTGCGGCGCTGATTGTGATCGTCGGGGGCTTGGCGTATGCCGGTAATTATTTATATGGAGTCGCCATTAAGCGGGCACCCAAGGAATTCCTGGGCAAGACTCCGGACCTGAAAGCCGATCCTCCGGTGGCCGGGGCTTCCTGGGCAGAAGGAGCGCAGTGGGTGGCACAGCACAGCTTCCGTGAGGTGGAGCTGACGTCTGAGGACGGTCTGAAGCTGCAGGGGTATTATCTTGCCTCGGAGCGCGCCGCAGGGCGTACCGTTATTATTGCCCACGGGTATTCCGGCAAGGCTAAGGATATGGGAGCTACGGCCAAGAATTACTATGACAATCTGGGCTATAATGTGCTGCTGCCTGACGCCCGGGGCCACGGCCGGAGTGAAGGCAATTATATCGGCTTCGGCTGGCCGGAGCGCCGCGATTATCTGCAGTGGATTCAGTTTGTGCTGCAGGAGAACGGCCCGGAGGCGCAGATTGTGCTGCATGGCGTATCGATGGGCGGGGCCACGGTACTGATGACGGCCGGTGAGGAGCTGCCTTCCCAGGTTAAAGCGGTGGTTGCCGATTGCAGCTACACCTCGGTGAAAGCGCAGCTGACCTACCAGCTGAAGCGGATGTACCATCTCCCGGGCTTTCCGTTTGTGCATATTGCGAGCTTCGTGACCCGGCTGAAGGCCGGTTATACCTTCGGGTCCGCCTCAGCGCTGAAGCAGGTGCGCCAGGCCCGGGTGCCTATACTGTTCATTCATGGAGATGCAGACAAGTTCGTGCCTTTTGCGATGATGGATGAGCTGTATCAGGCCTGCCGGAGTCCGAAGGAGAGGCTGGTGGTGCACGGGGCGGGGCATGGTCTGTCTTATGACACGGACAAGGATGTATACATCCGCACTGTAGGCGAATTCGTGGAACGTTATGTCCACAGCCCGGCTGCGGCTGAATTCTTACATTAAAGGCCCTGAAACGTAGACGCGCCCGGTATCCGCAGACAGCGGGTACCGGGCGCTAATTATGTTCCACACATGGGGCCTCTCCCTGACAACAGGGGAGCAGCAAGCCATGTTTATTCGGTATATTCATCCCCCGCCGTCCGTGAGCGTGACGGGTGTCGTTGTTCCTTGTTATTTCCAGCAGCCGTATGGGCGAGAGCAATCCTTCCAAAACGACAAAAGCCCTACCTCTCTTTTGTCCTTGCGGCTCCTAGGCCGCGCCAGTGTGAATCGGAATACTATATTCGAATTTAGTCTCATAAAAAGGAAGAGTCCTGCAAGAAAACGTAAGATTTATTGTCCAAACCGCCGATAATAAAAACAGGTGATTCATCGGCCTGACATCTTCTTGATGGGGATAAACATACACGATAACAAAAATATTACTATATTATAGCATGGAATTCATATAAACACAACTGGATATTGAGCCAAGGCTAGGACGGAAATGAGGGCGCAGATGAGACTATACAGAAGATTTTTGAGGAATCAGGTCCGTAACTACATATTTGGCTCTGCTGTGGCTGTGCTGGCTGTCGGGAGCCTGATCATGCTGTCTTCGCTGGAGATCAGCCGGGCGGAATATATCCGCCTCCTGCTTGTGTTGGCCTTCTCATTCATCATCATGGCCGGTACGGAGATAGTCGTCTTCGTGAACCAGATGAGGCCCATACGGGCGGCATTGCTTGAAGAGAACAGTACACTCCCCATACTGGAAAAAGCCTATCTGCATACTCACCAGCTGCCGAGGCGCGCCGTTCTGCGGATTATGGGCCCGCATCTTCTCGGATTGTCCCTGCCGGCTATACTGATTACGTACTGGATGATCTACAGCGGCTGGGTTACGTTCCCCTATGTCTATCTGATTCTGGGCATGTGCGGAGCGGTGCTTATCGCATCCATGCATGCACTGATTGAATTCTTCCTGACCTGTACCGCCATCGTTCCGCTCATTAAGGAATTCAGGAACCGTGCGC
This region of Paenibacillus sp. FSL K6-1096 genomic DNA includes:
- a CDS encoding alpha/beta hydrolase, whose protein sequence is MWSIYVLAALIVIVGGLAYAGNYLYGVAIKRAPKEFLGKTPDLKADPPVAGASWAEGAQWVAQHSFREVELTSEDGLKLQGYYLASERAAGRTVIIAHGYSGKAKDMGATAKNYYDNLGYNVLLPDARGHGRSEGNYIGFGWPERRDYLQWIQFVLQENGPEAQIVLHGVSMGGATVLMTAGEELPSQVKAVVADCSYTSVKAQLTYQLKRMYHLPGFPFVHIASFVTRLKAGYTFGSASALKQVRQARVPILFIHGDADKFVPFAMMDELYQACRSPKERLVVHGAGHGLSYDTDKDVYIRTVGEFVERYVHSPAAAEFLH